TTCTGCTTTGTGAATTTGGTTGTCTCGCCCACGGTATTTCCCGTCTATATCTTGAGCGATATTGGGTTGAACCATTGTGTGATATAAAGCCGTGTAGAAAACGGCTAATTTGTCTTTATCTGTCTCTGTGATTTGAATTTTGTTTAATTGCTGGTCCCATAATCTTTCTGTATTTTGTTTGACTTTATCAAAATCCCAACCTTTAATTTCGGACCTATTCAGTTTAGCACCTTCATATCCTGTTGGGGAAAGCGACACTTTTACCAAAATTTTTTCTCCTTTTTCAACAAATTTCGAAAAACTGACGGCAGCTTCTGTTCCGCCAATGTATTTATCGATGGGCACTTGGTCAGCTCGTCTATTCCCTCTGCTATCGGTAACTTTCACAGGAACATTAAATTCAATAACGGCGTAAACATATTGGTTTTTAGCCCAAGCTTCACTTCTTCGAAAGACCTGTACGGTTCTGTCATCAACAACATAGATGTCACCATCTAATAATTTATCTCTGTGATTTAAATCTAAAACAATATTTGCCTTTCCTGCTTTATTAAAAGTGTATTCGTGAAATCCAACTCTGGTTGAGGCTGTCAATCGAACATCAATGTCGTATTTATCCAGTTTTACCGAATAAAATCCGGCACCGGCTTTTTCGTTAGCATGGGAAAAAGTAGAACTATATTCTTTAGGATTTTGACTGGTTTCTCCCATAGTAGGCATCAACATAATATCACCAAAATCACTACATCCTGTCCCGTTCAAATGCGTATGTGAAAAACCGTAAATGACGGTGTCAGAATAATGATAGCCCGAACAACCATCCCAACTCCCGTCAATTCTCGTGTCCGGCGAAAGTTGTACCATTCCGAATGGTGTAGTAGCACCGGGATAAGTATGACCATGACCACCGGTTCCAATCATAGGATTGACATATTGATGGTAATTTTGGCTAAAGGCTAAAAGTGGTAGGAATACGAATAGGAACGAAAATAGTTTTTTCACGACGTTGTTGGTTTGCCTATCAAAGATAAAAAAAACGCACCCAATTTCTGAGTGCGTTTTATATAATTTGACAAGCAGTTTATTACTTGATACTGGCTTTTAAATATTCTCTGTTCATGCGGGCAATGTTCTCTAAAGAAATGCCTTTTGGACATTCAATTTCACAAGCACCGGTGTTGGTACAGTTTCCGAATCCTTCTTCGTCCATTTGACGCACCATGTTTAGTACACGATTGGTAGCTTCAATTTTTCCTTGCGGTAATAAAGCATACTGAGAAACTTTGGCACCTACAAACAACATAGCGGAACCATTTTTACAAGTAGCGACACAAGCTCCGCAACCGATACAAGCAGCTGCTTCAAATGACTTGTCAGCGTCGTCTTTGTTAATTGGAGTAGCGTTAGCATCTATGGTATTTCCTGAAGTATTTACTGAAACGAAACCGCCGGCTTGTTGGATTCTGTCAAACGCACTTCTATCTACCACCAAGTCTTTTATAACCGGGAAAGCTTTACTTCTCCACGGTTCTACATAGATGGTATCTCCGTCTTTAAACATACGCATGTGCAACTGACAAGTGGTAATTCCGGTGTCCGGTCCGTGAGCGCGTCCGTTGATGTATAACGAACACATACCACAGATTCCCTCACGACAGTCGTGGTCAAAAGCAATAGGTTCTTTTCTTTCGTTTACTAATTGTTCGTTCAATTGGTCTAACATTTCCAAAAACGAACTAGCAGTAGAAACATTATCTAATTTATAAGTTTCCATGCTCCCTTTAGTTTTAGCGTTTTTTTGACGCCAAATTTTAAGGTTTATATTGATATTTTTTGCTGAAGACATAATGATATTATTTGTAATTTCTAGCGGCTATTTTGATAAACTCGTATTTCAATTCTTCTTTGTGAAGTTCTTCTTTGCTGATGTCGTCGCCCTTGTATTCCCAAGCTCCCACAAATTTGAAGTTTTCATCATCACGAAGTGTTTCCCCTTCTGAATCCTGATATTCTTCACGGAAGTGACCTCCACAAGATTCTTTACGTTGCAATGCATCCATAGCCATTAATTGACCCAATTCGATAAAGTCAGCTACACGTAGTGCTTTCTCTAACTCTGGATTCAATTCATCTGCACTTCCAGGTACAAAAACATCTTTGTAGAATTCGTCTTTCAAGGCTGCAATTTCGGCAATGGCTTCTTTTAGTCCTTGCTCATTTCTACCCATACCTACTTTATTCCACATAATCAATCCTAAACGTTTATGGAAATGATCCACCGTTTTAGTACCGTTATTGTTCAAGAAGAAATTGATGGAGTCTTTTACTCTTTTTTCTGCTTCGTCAAATTCAGGGGAATTCGTTGGGATTTTACCCGTACGAATATCGTCAGCTAAATAATCCGAAACGGTGTATGGTAACACAAAATATCCGTCGGCCAAACCTTGCATCAAAGCTGAAGCTCCCAATCGGTTAGCTCCGTGGTCAGAGAAGTTGGCTTCTCCCGCAACGAAACATCCCGGAATAGTAGACTGTAAATTGTAATCAACCCAAACACCACCCATGGTATAGTGAACGGCAGGGTATATTTTCATCGGAGTTTCATAAGGATTCTCGTCAGTGATTTTTTGGTACATGGTAAACAAGTTTCCGTACTTTTCTTCCAACCATTGTTTTCCTAAAGCAGTGATTTCTTCCGCTGTCGGATGATGATTTCCTTTGGCGTACGCAGCTTGTTTTCCTTTATTTTGAATTTCAGTAGAGAAATCTAAGTAAACTCCTTCGTTGGTGTCATTGGCTTCAATTCCGAAACCGGCATCACAACGCTCTTTGGCCGCTCTCGAAGCCACGTCACGAGGGACTAAGTTACCAAACGCAGGATAACGTCTTTCTAAGTAGTAATCTCTGTCTTCTTCGGCAATTTGTGTTGGTTTTAATTTACCCGCACGAATTGCTTCCGCGTCTTCTTTTTTCTTTGGTACCCAAATACGTCCTGAGTTACGCAACGATTCTGACATCAAAGTCAATTTCGATTGATTCGTCCCGTGAACAGGAATACAAGTTGGGTGAATTTGCACATAACATGGGTTAGCAAAGGCAGCTCCTTGTTTGTGTACTTTCCAACCGGCCGTAACGTTACTTCCCATCGCATTGGTAGATAGGAAATATACATTTCCGTATCCTCCTGAGGCAATGATTACAGCGTGAGCCGAATGTCTTTCTATTTCTCCGGTAACCAAGT
Above is a genomic segment from Flavobacterium phycosphaerae containing:
- a CDS encoding fumarate reductase/succinate dehydrogenase flavoprotein subunit, which gives rise to MKLDSKIPEGHISQKWTDYKDHLKLVAPNNRPKIDIIVVGTGLAGASAAASLGEMGYNVKAFCFQDSPRRAHSIAAQGGINAAKNYQNDGDSTFRLFYDTIKGGDYRAREANVHRLAEVSGNIIDQCVAQGVPFARDYGGLLDNRSFGGTQVQRTFYAAGQTGQQLLLGAYSALSRQIGLGRVQMFNRHEMLDLVKVDGKARGIIARNLVTGEIERHSAHAVIIASGGYGNVYFLSTNAMGSNVTAGWKVHKQGAAFANPCYVQIHPTCIPVHGTNQSKLTLMSESLRNSGRIWVPKKKEDAEAIRAGKLKPTQIAEEDRDYYLERRYPAFGNLVPRDVASRAAKERCDAGFGIEANDTNEGVYLDFSTEIQNKGKQAAYAKGNHHPTAEEITALGKQWLEEKYGNLFTMYQKITDENPYETPMKIYPAVHYTMGGVWVDYNLQSTIPGCFVAGEANFSDHGANRLGASALMQGLADGYFVLPYTVSDYLADDIRTGKIPTNSPEFDEAEKRVKDSINFFLNNNGTKTVDHFHKRLGLIMWNKVGMGRNEQGLKEAIAEIAALKDEFYKDVFVPGSADELNPELEKALRVADFIELGQLMAMDALQRKESCGGHFREEYQDSEGETLRDDENFKFVGAWEYKGDDISKEELHKEELKYEFIKIAARNYK
- a CDS encoding succinate dehydrogenase/fumarate reductase iron-sulfur subunit, with product MSSAKNININLKIWRQKNAKTKGSMETYKLDNVSTASSFLEMLDQLNEQLVNERKEPIAFDHDCREGICGMCSLYINGRAHGPDTGITTCQLHMRMFKDGDTIYVEPWRSKAFPVIKDLVVDRSAFDRIQQAGGFVSVNTSGNTIDANATPINKDDADKSFEAAACIGCGACVATCKNGSAMLFVGAKVSQYALLPQGKIEATNRVLNMVRQMDEEGFGNCTNTGACEIECPKGISLENIARMNREYLKASIK